A genomic region of Jeotgalibaca ciconiae contains the following coding sequences:
- a CDS encoding undecaprenyl-diphosphate phosphatase produces the protein MIEILKAIILGIVEGITEWLPISSTGHMILVEEFIQLNMTDAFKEMFFVVIQLGAILAVVVLYFHKLNPFSPKKSSIEKKETMEIWYKVVVGVLPAGVLGLLLDDWLNEHFYNYWVVAIMLIVYGVLFILVENRNEGKTGKIHTFQDLSYQTALFIGLFQCLSLIPGTSRSGATILGAIVLGASRFVAAEYSFFLSIPVMFGASALKLVKFGFDFTGQELTILLVGMAVAFAVSIIAIKFLMSYIQTNDFKLFGWYRIVLGILVIGYFVLFA, from the coding sequence ATGATAGAAATATTAAAGGCAATCATACTTGGAATCGTTGAGGGGATAACGGAATGGTTACCCATATCAAGTACAGGACATATGATTTTAGTAGAGGAATTTATTCAGTTGAATATGACTGATGCATTTAAAGAAATGTTTTTTGTTGTGATTCAATTAGGAGCAATTTTAGCGGTGGTAGTACTTTATTTTCACAAGTTAAATCCTTTCTCACCGAAAAAATCATCAATAGAGAAAAAAGAGACGATGGAAATTTGGTATAAGGTAGTTGTAGGAGTATTACCGGCGGGAGTTCTTGGACTGTTATTGGATGATTGGCTGAATGAACATTTTTATAATTACTGGGTAGTTGCTATTATGTTAATTGTGTATGGGGTTCTCTTTATCTTGGTCGAGAATCGCAACGAAGGGAAAACGGGGAAGATTCACACCTTCCAGGATCTATCTTATCAAACAGCACTCTTCATTGGTTTATTTCAATGTTTATCATTGATTCCGGGTACTTCCCGTTCCGGAGCAACGATTCTCGGAGCAATTGTTTTAGGGGCGTCGCGTTTTGTCGCTGCAGAATATTCTTTCTTCCTTTCTATTCCGGTTATGTTTGGTGCTAGTGCGTTAAAGTTAGTGAAATTTGGTTTTGATTTTACAGGACAAGAATTAACTATTTTGCTGGTAGGGATGGCTGTTGCTTTTGCAGTGTCTATTATCGCTATCAAGTTCTTGATGAGCTATATTCAAACCAATGATTTTAAACTTTTTGGCTGGTATCGGATTGTATTAGGAATACTCGTTATTGGCTATTTTGTATTATTTGCCTAA
- a CDS encoding glycosyltransferase family 2 protein — protein sequence MHQCVVIIPSYNPEPTLIQYVEELVEKGVQNVIIINDGSESASLSLFESLDQMESCTVLTHGNNQGKGRALKTAFQYVRDRKATMKYLVMADADGQHAVDDVLQLLKVSKERKSGIILGVRDFDQAQVPSKNAFGNKLTSKAFKIFFGKYLSDTQTGLRSFSISELDWLLVLKGERFEYEMNMLIYAIYKSIPIYEQPIQTIYFGEKTVSHYKAFHDSIRIAKLMFRGFVMKNSLVD from the coding sequence TTGCATCAATGTGTAGTTATCATCCCATCGTATAATCCAGAACCCACCCTTATTCAATATGTAGAAGAATTAGTAGAGAAAGGCGTTCAGAATGTTATTATCATCAATGATGGTAGTGAATCAGCCAGTCTATCTCTATTTGAAAGTCTCGATCAAATGGAGTCTTGTACCGTTTTAACTCATGGGAATAATCAAGGTAAAGGCAGGGCTCTTAAAACGGCCTTTCAATATGTAAGAGACCGAAAAGCTACGATGAAATACTTAGTAATGGCTGATGCAGATGGGCAGCATGCAGTTGATGACGTGTTGCAATTGTTAAAAGTTTCAAAAGAAAGAAAATCCGGTATTATTCTTGGAGTAAGGGATTTCGACCAAGCTCAGGTTCCTTCAAAAAATGCTTTTGGAAACAAACTAACGAGCAAGGCCTTTAAAATTTTCTTTGGAAAATACTTATCTGATACGCAAACGGGCTTACGGAGTTTTTCTATTTCAGAATTAGATTGGCTCCTTGTATTAAAAGGCGAGCGATTCGAATATGAAATGAACATGCTGATTTACGCGATTTATAAAAGCATCCCTATTTATGAGCAACCCATACAAACAATCTATTTTGGTGAAAAAACTGTATCTCATTATAAAGCCTTTCACGACTCTATTCGAATCGCCAAACTCATGTTTCGTGGTTTTGTAATGAAAAATTCTTTGGTTGACTAA
- a CDS encoding lysophospholipid acyltransferase family protein: MQKDYGLFYKKIRGILRFFSPEFSIKDSRIKKEGPVVYVAHHQNMFGPISVLCWHPEFLRIWVLHVFLDFSSCYHHYLEFTFTKRLGWPHLVSKIIAYPTALFVTALTKSGKGIPVYRQSRSIVVTMKQTVDALENGESILLFPDISYDDPSAQVKEIYEGFLYIEKYYYRKTGEHIPFVPMIAEKKEKEIRIGTPILFSGKEAFFLEKQKIAKEIQQKLNELAKGLE, translated from the coding sequence ATGCAGAAAGACTATGGTTTATTTTATAAAAAAATCAGAGGTATTCTACGTTTTTTTTCTCCTGAATTTTCGATTAAGGATAGTCGCATTAAAAAGGAAGGGCCAGTTGTGTACGTTGCGCATCACCAAAATATGTTTGGGCCTATCAGTGTATTATGTTGGCATCCGGAATTTTTACGAATTTGGGTCTTACATGTATTTTTAGATTTTTCCAGTTGTTATCACCATTATCTTGAGTTTACTTTTACCAAGCGTTTAGGGTGGCCACACCTTGTTTCAAAAATCATTGCTTATCCGACTGCGCTATTCGTTACAGCACTGACGAAGTCTGGTAAAGGAATTCCTGTTTATCGGCAATCTCGTTCTATTGTTGTCACGATGAAGCAAACGGTGGATGCTCTTGAAAACGGCGAAAGCATCTTACTGTTTCCTGATATTAGCTATGACGACCCAAGTGCTCAAGTAAAGGAAATCTACGAGGGATTTTTATATATTGAAAAGTATTATTATCGTAAAACTGGTGAGCATATACCATTTGTGCCGATGATAGCAGAAAAGAAGGAAAAAGAAATTAGAATAGGCACACCTATTCTTTTCTCCGGAAAAGAAGCATTCTTTCTCGAAAAACAAAAAATCGCAAAAGAAATACAACAAAAATTGAATGAATTAGCAAAAGGATTGGAGTAA
- a CDS encoding CDP-archaeol synthase: protein MKTTILSMYITLMPVILAGVANMKLLKSSWLEKWNQPIDGGKIWRDNNPLFGKNKTWRGALGMIICSIIATMVWGWLCGLFPSLKAFNQFYQSHPNTIWFNISIGFWLGLSYIIFELPNSFWKRRKDIEPGKASELNKPWKYMWLDQMDSLFGCTLVVAYYDSMSISKYFAYVFLGAATHLLINWLLVKAGWKKSI, encoded by the coding sequence TTGAAAACAACTATTTTATCGATGTATATCACATTAATGCCAGTGATTCTTGCTGGTGTAGCAAATATGAAATTATTAAAATCTTCGTGGTTGGAAAAATGGAATCAACCAATTGACGGTGGAAAGATATGGCGAGATAACAACCCATTATTTGGAAAAAATAAGACTTGGCGGGGCGCGTTAGGCATGATTATTTGTTCCATCATTGCAACCATGGTCTGGGGATGGTTGTGCGGGCTGTTTCCTTCGCTAAAAGCATTCAATCAATTTTATCAAAGTCATCCAAATACTATTTGGTTTAACATAAGTATTGGTTTTTGGTTAGGGCTTTCTTACATCATATTTGAACTACCCAATAGCTTCTGGAAACGACGCAAAGATATTGAACCTGGAAAAGCATCGGAATTAAATAAACCATGGAAATATATGTGGCTTGATCAGATGGACTCTTTATTTGGTTGTACCTTGGTTGTAGCGTATTATGATTCTATGAGTATTTCCAAGTACTTTGCTTATGTTTTTCTTGGTGCAGCAACACATCTGTTGATTAATTGGCTGCTTGTAAAAGCAGGTTGGAAAAAATCAATATAA
- a CDS encoding CDP-alcohol phosphatidyltransferase family protein produces the protein MFQFIPVFHISNSLSFIGLFFSILSIYTIMTGNISRAIMLMVVSVICDLFDGKFANQYERTLEEKQMGEYVDSFVDMISFIALPIVLLLSITDYSIFALFISIFYAVMGIHRLGYFHITKEEQLDSEGNYFYFIGVPVAYISLIIPIIYTVCILFQATHTLFFQVLLQMIYIIMALMFVWNHPIPKPRGKMYVFFVLLALLVLFILGSR, from the coding sequence ATGTTTCAATTTATTCCAGTTTTTCATATTTCAAATAGTCTCAGCTTCATTGGACTATTTTTTTCTATTTTGAGTATTTACACAATCATGACGGGTAATATTTCCAGAGCGATCATGCTGATGGTTGTTTCTGTTATCTGTGATTTATTTGATGGAAAGTTTGCGAATCAATATGAGCGGACGCTAGAAGAAAAACAAATGGGAGAATATGTTGACTCTTTCGTTGATATGATTTCTTTTATAGCCTTGCCGATCGTGCTACTTTTATCTATTACAGATTATTCCATATTTGCTCTTTTTATCAGTATTTTTTATGCTGTTATGGGGATTCACCGATTGGGCTACTTCCATATCACAAAAGAAGAGCAGTTAGATTCTGAAGGGAATTATTTCTATTTTATTGGTGTTCCGGTTGCTTATATTTCATTAATTATTCCCATTATTTACACAGTTTGTATTCTTTTTCAAGCAACCCACACCTTATTTTTTCAAGTGCTATTACAAATGATTTATATAATAATGGCATTGATGTTTGTATGGAATCATCCGATTCCAAAACCAAGAGGAAAAATGTATGTATTTTTTGTACTTCTTGCCTTACTGGTGCTTTTTATTTTAGGAAGTAGGTGA
- a CDS encoding phosphatidylserine decarboxylase — translation MTVYYHRKTQEYIEEQEVGGKALHFLYKTAFGRLLLKQLVRPGFSNWKASRNNRTASIKKIAPFIEKYQIDLTEATRQEFTSFNDFFTRTLTPSARPINENRSAVIAVSDGKVFHYSITEKAEFQIKNSLYTLADLLQDKTAAELFEGGTCLVYRLAMDDYHRYCYPADGEKLAEKKIKGKLHTIRPIAHQYTKVFSENTRTWQLLDTKEFGKILYIEIGAMLVGKIHNHGHERFLKGQEKGFFEYGASSIIVCYQKNQVTIDSDILLQNQNGREVQVRLGEKVGERYVE, via the coding sequence ATGACTGTTTATTATCATCGAAAGACACAAGAATACATTGAAGAGCAAGAGGTAGGCGGAAAGGCACTGCACTTTTTGTATAAGACAGCCTTTGGCAGGTTGCTGTTAAAACAACTTGTTCGACCTGGTTTTTCTAATTGGAAAGCAAGTAGAAACAATCGAACGGCTTCGATTAAAAAAATCGCTCCTTTTATCGAAAAATACCAAATTGACTTAACAGAAGCAACAAGGCAAGAATTTACCTCTTTTAATGACTTTTTCACAAGAACGTTAACGCCATCAGCTCGTCCTATTAATGAAAATCGTTCAGCGGTCATTGCAGTTTCTGATGGAAAGGTATTTCATTACTCTATAACGGAAAAAGCCGAGTTTCAAATAAAAAACAGTCTTTATACATTAGCTGATTTGTTGCAAGATAAGACTGCGGCAGAATTATTTGAAGGGGGGACTTGCTTGGTGTATCGTTTAGCAATGGATGACTATCATCGCTACTGCTATCCGGCTGATGGGGAGAAACTTGCTGAAAAAAAAATCAAAGGAAAGCTGCATACAATTCGACCAATCGCCCACCAATATACAAAAGTCTTTAGTGAAAATACACGGACATGGCAATTACTGGATACCAAAGAATTTGGAAAAATATTATATATTGAAATTGGTGCCATGTTGGTTGGGAAAATTCACAATCATGGTCACGAAAGATTTTTAAAGGGACAGGAAAAGGGTTTTTTTGAATATGGCGCTTCAAGCATTATTGTGTGCTATCAAAAGAATCAAGTAACAATCGATTCAGATATTCTTTTACAAAATCAAAATGGTAGAGAAGTGCAAGTACGACTTGGAGAGAAAGTGGGGGAAAGATATGTTGAATAG
- a CDS encoding UbiA family prenyltransferase yields MLNRLNVYIEEMYPIIPRFIVSLLMVAVQYFGVIAFASTQPSYHFSWADLGVVYTVFAFLFLLRIADEFKDYEKDLINYPERALPSGRVFKKDLWVLGIVLFISMVIMNLILPQAISPFLLVIFYGFLMTVWFFQRDKIEPSLVLALITHNPVQLLLSYYVIHYVCNQYELPIWTWQNVCLALTLYIPALLWEVSRKIKAPEDENQYVTYSQVWGFKGSLQVILAVAAIGVLFALVLVYKQMGSFLLLFAYGGLVYAIIHYYKAPQGKNLKVAVPAYLMIHLVIFLVLVCFIYF; encoded by the coding sequence ATGTTGAATAGGTTGAACGTTTATATTGAAGAAATGTATCCGATTATACCGAGATTTATTGTTAGTCTGCTGATGGTCGCTGTACAGTATTTTGGTGTGATTGCATTTGCGAGCACACAGCCCTCTTATCATTTTTCTTGGGCTGATTTGGGAGTTGTCTATACTGTTTTTGCTTTTTTGTTTTTGTTACGTATTGCGGATGAGTTTAAAGATTACGAAAAGGACTTAATTAATTATCCAGAGCGAGCGCTCCCTTCTGGACGAGTTTTTAAAAAAGACTTATGGGTACTAGGGATTGTTTTGTTTATCAGTATGGTAATTATGAATTTAATTTTGCCACAGGCAATCAGCCCCTTTTTATTAGTGATTTTCTATGGATTTTTAATGACTGTATGGTTTTTTCAACGGGATAAAATCGAACCAAGTCTCGTCTTGGCTTTAATCACCCATAATCCCGTTCAGTTACTATTAAGTTATTATGTGATCCATTATGTATGCAATCAATATGAGTTGCCAATCTGGACTTGGCAAAATGTCTGTTTAGCTCTTACTTTATATATCCCTGCTTTATTATGGGAAGTTTCTCGAAAAATAAAAGCTCCGGAAGATGAAAATCAGTATGTTACTTATTCACAAGTATGGGGATTTAAAGGATCTCTGCAAGTAATCTTAGCTGTAGCTGCTATTGGTGTGCTGTTTGCTTTAGTGCTCGTCTATAAACAAATGGGCTCTTTTTTATTATTGTTTGCCTATGGCGGCCTGGTGTATGCAATTATTCATTATTATAAAGCACCACAAGGAAAAAATTTAAAAGTGGCTGTTCCAGCATATTTAATGATTCATCTAGTCATTTTTCTTGTTTTAGTGTGTTTTATCTATTTCTAA
- a CDS encoding PEP/pyruvate-binding domain-containing protein, producing MQMNRMWLPYDQITLENGGGKANELARMKKIGIQVPAFFVLSIEGATALRLRKEGALTNEEKEYLFQMVEQECSGFECFSVRSSAGKEDSEEVSFAGLFDTYLNVSKEELADKILDCLRSADYQHIKDYMYHHQLDIKDVKMAVVIQGMVTAEKAGVLFTANPKGLLNETVLVVGNGLGDGVVEGLVPVTTYYLKRDEDLSYFERQEDSPLLSQKEMKSLLEQADLLRKNSEFYLDCEFAVLEEKVYYLQSRPITTLKTVREESVPVVFNNSNLVESYPGLTLPLTDTFIQFAYQEVFKGVAWRFSRSKELLAAYEDVFAKIVVRINGRMYYNMNHLYSLLQFLPFPNQILPIWQEMMGFSQKDVVTTPELKKKTTFLESLRISGRIIREFFSASKNMKRLNEDFIKVERYFKQQYTDEMNQNQIKELYQNLADRVLSNWDVTLVNDLYAFVYTGILKKALKKWGNSEAEKEWNQWFSGIPAITSMEPVISLQKLADFVNKQNLLSSIKRITSDEDFARFMEKDHSGFKERFLMYIDQYGDRSLEELKLETATFRSHPLKALNQLIIFAENTNNKETKAADSFKKLEEIENQIDVSAWKKQIFHYLSKRARLGIQHRETSRLNRSRIYGMVRTMMLRMGEIAVEQGWLEEKEDIFWLTMEEVKQLDQLDGTFDPQKIVARRIKEYKGYELLPAYGYLVFQEESFNKVVQQAEKVIHDSLVDELQGIATSNGKVSGEIIVVTNPSEVKESVEGKILVTKMTDPGWVFLLTQAKGIIAEKGSLLSHTAIISRELGIPAVVGIKNATEVLHTGDQIELDANTGNVTILEREAGRNES from the coding sequence ATGCAGATGAATAGAATGTGGCTGCCGTACGATCAAATTACATTAGAAAATGGCGGTGGTAAAGCCAACGAACTTGCAAGAATGAAAAAAATAGGAATTCAAGTTCCAGCCTTTTTTGTTCTTTCTATTGAAGGGGCAACTGCATTGCGTTTGCGTAAAGAAGGGGCTTTAACGAACGAAGAAAAAGAGTATTTATTTCAAATGGTAGAACAAGAGTGCAGCGGTTTCGAATGTTTCTCTGTTCGTTCCTCAGCTGGGAAAGAAGATAGTGAGGAAGTATCGTTTGCAGGATTATTTGATACCTATTTGAATGTTTCAAAGGAAGAGTTGGCGGATAAAATTCTTGACTGTCTTCGCTCTGCTGACTACCAACATATCAAAGATTATATGTACCATCATCAATTGGATATAAAAGATGTAAAAATGGCGGTAGTGATCCAAGGAATGGTAACGGCTGAAAAAGCAGGCGTCCTTTTTACCGCTAATCCAAAAGGTTTATTGAATGAAACCGTGCTTGTTGTTGGAAATGGATTAGGAGACGGTGTAGTGGAGGGGCTTGTTCCCGTTACGACTTATTATTTAAAACGTGATGAGGACTTGTCCTATTTTGAAAGGCAGGAAGACAGTCCGTTATTGTCTCAAAAAGAAATGAAAAGTTTATTGGAACAGGCAGACTTGTTGAGGAAAAATTCAGAATTTTATTTAGATTGTGAATTTGCTGTCCTAGAAGAAAAAGTCTACTATTTACAGTCACGTCCAATCACTACTTTAAAAACGGTTCGAGAGGAATCGGTACCGGTTGTATTTAATAATAGTAATCTAGTGGAGAGTTATCCCGGATTGACATTGCCTTTAACCGATACTTTTATTCAGTTTGCTTATCAGGAAGTTTTTAAAGGAGTTGCTTGGCGTTTTTCTCGCTCCAAGGAGTTATTGGCTGCTTATGAAGACGTGTTTGCTAAGATTGTTGTTCGAATTAACGGCCGAATGTATTATAATATGAATCATTTATATAGTCTGTTGCAATTTCTACCTTTTCCAAACCAAATTCTGCCTATTTGGCAAGAAATGATGGGCTTTTCTCAGAAAGATGTTGTTACAACTCCGGAATTAAAAAAGAAAACAACCTTTTTGGAAAGCTTACGTATTTCTGGAAGAATTATACGAGAGTTTTTCTCGGCGTCTAAGAATATGAAACGATTAAATGAAGACTTTATTAAAGTAGAAAGATACTTCAAACAACAATATACAGATGAAATGAATCAAAATCAGATTAAAGAATTGTATCAAAATTTAGCGGATCGTGTACTGTCTAATTGGGATGTGACATTGGTAAATGATTTGTATGCATTTGTTTATACCGGGATACTGAAAAAAGCATTGAAGAAGTGGGGAAACTCAGAAGCAGAAAAAGAATGGAATCAATGGTTTTCTGGTATACCAGCAATTACGAGTATGGAACCAGTTATCTCATTACAAAAACTAGCAGATTTTGTTAATAAACAGAACTTGCTATCTTCCATCAAACGAATTACATCGGATGAGGATTTTGCTCGCTTTATGGAAAAAGATCATTCTGGATTCAAAGAAAGATTTTTAATGTACATTGACCAATACGGCGATCGTTCGTTGGAAGAACTAAAACTTGAAACTGCGACTTTTCGCAGCCATCCGTTGAAAGCTCTTAACCAGCTCATTATTTTTGCCGAAAACACAAATAATAAAGAGACAAAAGCAGCAGATTCATTTAAAAAACTAGAAGAAATAGAAAATCAGATAGATGTTTCAGCTTGGAAAAAACAAATTTTCCATTATTTAAGTAAACGTGCTCGTCTGGGCATCCAACACCGAGAAACTTCTCGTTTAAATCGGAGCAGAATTTATGGGATGGTCCGAACAATGATGCTTCGCATGGGAGAGATTGCGGTTGAACAAGGCTGGCTCGAAGAAAAAGAAGATATTTTTTGGTTAACAATGGAAGAAGTAAAGCAACTTGATCAGTTGGATGGGACGTTTGATCCTCAAAAAATCGTTGCAAGAAGAATAAAAGAATACAAAGGCTATGAATTGTTGCCAGCATACGGCTACCTAGTATTTCAGGAAGAGTCCTTCAATAAAGTGGTTCAGCAAGCAGAAAAGGTAATTCATGACAGCCTGGTAGACGAACTGCAAGGAATTGCAACATCTAACGGCAAAGTAAGCGGAGAAATTATTGTCGTTACCAATCCAAGTGAAGTAAAAGAAAGTGTAGAGGGCAAGATTTTAGTAACGAAAATGACGGATCCTGGCTGGGTATTCTTGTTAACACAAGCAAAAGGGATTATCGCAGAAAAAGGATCTTTGTTATCTCATACTGCCATTATTTCCAGAGAGCTGGGCATTCCGGCAGTAGTTGGAATTAAGAATGCAACAGAAGTGTTACATACAGGCGATCAAATTGAACTGGATGCGAATACCGGAAACGTCACAATTCTTGAAAGAGAGGCAGGGAGGAATGAAAGCTGA
- a CDS encoding exonuclease domain-containing protein, with the protein MNYIALDFETANNRGDSICSIGMSRFVDGKEVERYYNLINPVQSFSSSNISVHGIYPEDVRGAQRFDQLYSEIRSFIGDDPLVAHFAPFDMNCLQKTIETYRLPQMENEYFCTCAMAKRLLDLRSNSLVSVLDYYGLSIDHHHHALDDASACGTIASKLLRPYDFEIDGFLQEHNYRMGKLFSHRFGPIHSTAKSKSKNTTELKARTTEFDPAHPFYKKHVCFTGRLKGMKRNDAAQIVVDAGGHFDSQLTYETTYVVVSNSDWQKIGTPSESRKIQQVRELQGNGRNIHILSENDFRMLF; encoded by the coding sequence TGAATTATATCGCTCTTGACTTTGAAACGGCCAATAACCGAGGCGACAGCATCTGTTCTATCGGAATGAGTCGTTTTGTAGATGGAAAAGAAGTCGAACGTTATTACAACCTAATTAATCCAGTCCAATCCTTCAGTTCTTCCAATATATCTGTTCATGGTATTTATCCTGAAGATGTGAGGGGTGCTCAGCGTTTTGATCAACTCTACTCAGAGATTCGTTCTTTTATCGGAGATGATCCGTTGGTTGCACATTTTGCGCCATTTGATATGAATTGTTTACAAAAAACGATTGAAACTTACCGATTGCCCCAAATGGAAAACGAGTATTTCTGTACATGTGCTATGGCCAAACGTTTATTGGACTTACGCAGCAACAGCCTAGTCAGTGTTCTTGATTATTATGGATTGTCGATTGACCATCACCATCACGCGTTGGATGATGCCTCCGCATGCGGCACAATCGCCAGCAAATTACTTCGACCATATGACTTTGAAATTGATGGCTTTTTACAAGAACATAACTATCGAATGGGAAAACTATTTTCTCATCGCTTTGGACCTATTCACTCAACAGCAAAATCAAAAAGCAAAAATACAACGGAGCTGAAAGCTCGAACAACTGAGTTTGATCCGGCTCATCCTTTCTATAAAAAACATGTTTGTTTTACCGGTCGTTTGAAAGGAATGAAGCGCAATGACGCTGCACAAATCGTTGTCGATGCAGGCGGACATTTTGATTCTCAATTAACTTACGAAACGACCTACGTCGTGGTATCTAACTCGGATTGGCAAAAAATCGGTACTCCATCTGAAAGCCGAAAAATTCAACAAGTTCGTGAACTTCAAGGAAACGGTAGAAATATTCACATTCTTTCAGAAAATGACTTTCGCATGTTATTTTAA